In the genome of Streptomyces sp. NBC_00259, the window GAAGAGCCGGAAGCCGTTGTCGCCGATGCCGTGGAAGGTGTACGCGCCGGTGGCCGGCGGCTCGATCGCACCCGTCCAGCGAGCGGTTGTGTGCTCGGCCCTTCCGGTCAGCGCCTCGAAGGTGGCCGCCAGACCGGGGAAGTTGATCTGCGGATCGAGGGAGGTGCCGCCGAGTTCCGCGAAGTCCCGGGCGCCCGGCGCCGACATGCTGAAGTACTCGCCCTTCAGGCCGTGTACGTCGATGGCGGCGTTCTCGGCGGGGCGGTTCACGATGGAGCGGTTCTCGGCAGAGGCCTGCTCTGCGGGGAGGGTGACCGCGCCGGTCGGCTCCGCGGCCGATGCGGAGGGGGCCAGGCTGCTCGCCGGCAGCACCAGAGCGGCAGCGATCAGCAGCGCCCGCGCTATGGCTCGTGGGCGGGTGTGTTGTCTCGTCATCGAATCTTTCCTCGTACAGAGGGGATCAGGAACGGACCTGGAAGCGGCGGAACGACTGAAAGGCTCCTGCGAGGTGCCGTGCTCGGCTCGGGGCCATGGCACATGGCGGGTCGCCGCACAGTCTCGTGAACGTGCTCCGACCGGCGGCGGACCGGATCGGCGCCAGCACGGCACCGCACCGCACCGCACGGCATCGGCGCAGGAGCGGCCGACCGAGACGGCCGCCGGGCATTTCAACGTTGGAAATCTGTGTCGCAGCGGAATGACAGCACGCCCTCCAGCGGCTGTCCAGACCCCTCGCACACACTCGCCTGATGTGTCGTCATCCTCGCTGCGGCAGCGGGAAGTTCAGGGATCGGAGCCGTCCCGGAAACGTTGCGCCACACTCTTGCCGGGCTTGCTCCCCCAGCGTTATAACGTTGTAAAGCCGGAGCCGCCGACCGCACCACGGAGGCTTCCAGGCCCACGTCTTCCCAGGTCAGGACTGTACTGACCATGTCTGCCGGACGCCCGCCCCCGGCAGCCGGCTCTGCCTGTCCACCCCGCCCGACCGCACGCCACTCGGCGGTGCTGTCCCCGCCAAGGAGTGTCTTCCCATGACCCTTCCGCAGCGATCCCGCACGCTCGCTGTCGCCTCTCTGGTCGTCGCCACCGCCACGCTGGCCCTCTCCGGATGTGCCAAGTCGGAGGACACGAACGACGCCGGCGGCGACAACGGCCAGGCCGCCCAGGCGGTCCAGACACCGGCGGCGTCATCCGGTCCCGGCTGCAAGCTGGAGACCTACGGCGCTCCGAAGCTCGACCTCAAGGACGCGATCGTCGGCTTCTCCCAGTCGGAGAAGGAGGCCAACCCGTTCCGGATCGCCGAGACGCAGTCCATCAAGGACGAAGCCGCCAAGGTCGGCGTGAAGAAGCTTCTGACCACCAACGCCCAATCCCAGCTGCCCAAGCAGATCAGCGACATCCAGGACATGCTCGCGCAGGGCGCCCAGTTCCTCATCGTCGCACCCCTCAACTCCGACGGTCTGGAGCCGGCCTTCCAGGCAGCCGCGGCGAAGAAGGTTCCCGTCCTCACGATCGACCGCAAGGTCAACGCCACGGCCTGCAAGGACTATCTCGCCTTCCTCGGCTCCGACTTCGTCGAGCAGGGCAAGCGGTCGGCCGATGCGACGATCAAGGCGACCGGCGGCAAGGGCAAGGTCGCGATCCTCCTCGGCGCATCCGGCAACAACGTCACCACCGACCGCACCAAGGGCTTCGTCGACCAGATCAAGGCCAAGGCGCCGGGCCTGGAGATCGTCGCCCAGCAGACCGGTGAGTTCGCCCGCGACAAGGGCCAGCAGGTCATGGAGCAGCTGATCCAGTCCAAGCCCGACATCAGCGCCGTCTACGCGGAGAACGACGAGATGGCGCTCGGCGCCGTCACCGCCCTGAAGGCCGCCGGGAAGAGCCCGGGCAAGGATGTCAAGATCGTCTCCATCGACGGCACCCGCAATGCCGTCCAGGCCCTGGCCAACGGTGAACTCAACGCCGTCATCGAGTCCAACCCCCGCTTCGGCCCGCTCGCCTTCGCCACCGTGCAGAAGTTCTACGCCGGTGAGGAGATCCCGGAGAACGTGATCATCGCCGATCGCGCGTACGACGACTCCAACGCCAAGGCCTCCGTCGGCGGAGCGTACTGACCGGCCCGCTCTTCAGGCTCCTGCCCCTGATCGGGCCCTGTCCGCACGCAACGCCACGGCCCCGCCCCGGGCCGTCACGGTACTCGCTGCCCGTGGCGGCCCGGGATCCCACCATCGATCTCCGGAAGGCCACGTCTCATGGCACCCCCCGAAGGCGCAGCGTCCGCGGCGGCCGGCCCACAGCCGGCAGCCGCGCCGACGGTGCTCGAGGCTCGCGGCGTCGGCAAACGCTTCCCCGGCGTCGTCGCCCTCGACGACGTCTCGTTCAGCTTGCGCGCGGGTGAGACCCACGCGCTCGTCGGCGAGAACGGCGCGGGCAAGTCGACCCTGGTCAAGGTGCTCACCGGTGTCCATCGCCCGGACGGCGGCGAGTTGCTGCTGTCGGGCCGGCCGGTGGACTTCGCCCGCCCCTTCGAGGCTCAGCAGGCCGGCATCTCCACGATCTACCAGGAGGTGAACCTGGTGCCGCTGATGAGCGTGGCACGCAACATCTTCCTCGGCCGCGAGCCCCGCACCAGGCTCGGGCTGATCGACTTCGCGCGCATCCACAGCGAGGCGGCCACCCTCCTCGGAGGGTTCGGCGTCACCGTCGATCCCCGCCGGCCCCTGCACACCCTGGGCATCGGCACCCAGCAGATGGTCGCCCTCGCCCGTGCGGTGTCCGTCAAGGCGCAGGTCGTCGTCATGGACGAACCCACCTCGTCCCTCGAACCGCGTGAGGTCGAGACCCTGTTCCGGGTCATCGGCGATCTGCGGCGTCAGAACATCGCCGTCGTCTATGTCAGCCACCGCATGGACGAGCTGTACCGCATCTGCGACCGGGTCACCGTGCTCCGCGACGGCAAGCACATCCACACCGGCGACCTGGCCGGTCTGGACCGCATGCGGCTGGTCTCCATGATGCTCGGCCGCACGATCTCCGAGGTCCGCCGGCACGGTGTGACGAGCTTCGGCGAGGACGGGCACGACATCGCGCGCAAGCCCGTACTGACCGCCACCGGACTGACCCGCAAGCACCAGCTGGACAAGGTGTCGCTGGAACTCCACCCCGGCGAAGTGCTCGGCCTCGCTGGCCTTCTGGGATCCGGCCGCAGCGAGACCGCCAAGGCCCTCGCCGGTGCTCTGCCGCTCGACGCCGGGGAGATCGGCGTCAACGGCACCTCCCTCGGCCGGCTCTCCTCCGCGAACGCCATCCGGGCCGGCATCAGCCTGCTCCCCGAGGACCGCAAGGCCGAGGGCATCGTGCCCGGCCTCTCGGTCCGCGAGAACATCGTGCTGGCCGCGCTGCCCCGGCTCTCGCGCGCCGGCATCGTCTCGCGCGGACAACAGGACCGGGTCGTCGACATCTTCATGAAGCGCCTGCGCATCAAGGCGTCGAGCCCCGAGCAGAAGGTCGGCGAACTCTCCGGCGGCAACCAGCAGAAGGTCCTGCTCGCCCGTTGGCTGTGTCTCGAGCCCAAGGTGCTGCTGCTCGACGAGCCCACCCGCGGCATCGACGTCGGCGCCAAGGCCGAGGTGCAGGCGCTCATCGACGAGCTCGCCCAGGAAGGGCTCGCCGTGCTGCTGATCTCGTCCGACATCGAGGAACTCGTCGAAGGGTCCGACCGGATCGTGGTGCTGCGCGGCGGAGCCACGGCAGGCGAACTGACCGGCGACCAGGTCACGGAGGACGCCCTGCTCGCCGTGCTCGCCGACCACTCCCCCGCCGTCGAACCTCCCGGGGCGGACACCGAAACCACCGGCGCCGCGGGAGGGGCCGCCGCGACGGCAGGCACCGCCACTGCAACAGGCACCAGCGCCGGCGACACGGAGAGCCCGGGCACCGACACCGACACCGACACCGACACCGGAACCGGTGCGCACGTCCCGGCGCAGGCCACGGCCGGCAAGGAGGACCCCCGATGACCACGCGCGCCCGACCGATCCCCGCAGAAAGGACCGTGAAGCAGTGACCACCCAGGCGACCCAGGCGACTGAAGCGCCGACCCGTAGCCCGTCACGGCCGAGCGGTCCCGCATGGTTCCAGGAGTACGGCGTCTACGCCGCGGTGGCCGCGCTCCTGGTCTTCAACGCGCTCTTCACCGAACACTTCCTCACCGTCGACAACCTCCGCACCCAGCTCATCCAGGTGGCCCCCGTCGTCATCGTGGCGCTCGGCATGGCGCTGGTGATCGGCACCGAAGGCGTGGACCTCTCGGTGGGTTCCGCCATGGCGCTGGCGGCGGCGCTGCTGCCGCTGTACCTCGGCTACGGGCTCGTGCCCGCCCTGCTCATCGCGCTGCTCGCCGGAGCTGTGGTCGGCGCCGTCAACGGCACACTGGTGTCCGTGGTGGGGCTCCAGCCCATCGTCGCCACCCTCGCCCTGTTCGTCGGTGGCCGCGGCATCGCCCTCGTCATGGCGGACGGCCGGCTGAAGCAGATCGCCAATCCCGATCTGCTGTCCCTCGGCACCGGCAGCTTCCTCGGCATCCCGCTGGTCGTCCTCATCGCCGCCGTGCTGGCGCTCGCCGTGGCCTTCCTCGTCCACCGGACGACCTTCGGCCGGCAGATCGTCGCGATCGGCGGCAACCGCTCCGCCGCGACGCTTGCCGGGCTGCCCGTCAAACGCGTCCTGACCGGTGTCTACGTCCTGTGTGGCGTGCTCGCCGCGCTGGCGGGCATCCTCGCCACCGCCCGGCTCACCGCCAGCGACCCGTCCTCGCTGGGCAACCTGATGGAGCTGTCCGCGATCACCGCCGTCGTCGTCGGCGGGACCCCGCTGACCGGCGGCTCCATCCGTGTGCTGGGCACCGTCGCCGGTGCGCTGCTCATGCAGTTGCTGCGCGCCACCCTCGTCAAGCACGACCTGCCCGACTCCACCGCCCAGATCGCCCAGGCGGCCATCATCATCGTCGCCGTCTACGTCGCACGGGAGCGCCGATCCCGATGAAACTCACCTCACCACCCGCCGCCTCCCGGAGCGGAACCCGTGCGCCCGCGCCCCTCGGCCGGGGAGCCGGTACGGAACCGTCGGGGACCGGGCTCTCCAGACTCTCGGGGCTGACCGGGCTCTCCGGGCTCTCCGGGCTCTCCGGGCTCTCCGGCAAGGAACGTCTCGCCTCGCTCGTCCAGCGTCAGGGTGTCCTCGCGGTCCTGCTGCTCGTGGTCCTGATCGCCTCCTTCGTCTACCCCACGTTCGCCACCCTCGACAACGCCCGCGGCGTGACCGTACAGGCGTCCTTCCTCGCCGTCGTGGCGCTGGGCATGACGCTGGTGATCATCACCGGCGGCATCGACCTGTCCGTCGGCTCGGTCTTCGCCCTCGGCGGCGTGCTCGCCGCGTGGGCGTCGCAGGGGGGTGTTGTGCCGGCCCTGCTGGTACCGCTCGCCGTGTGCGGGGCGATCGGCGCGCTGAACGGTGTGCTCATCGCCCGGGCGGGCATGGCGCCCTTCATCGTCACGCTCGCCTCCCTGCTGGGCGCCCGCGGGCTGCTTCTGGCCATCACCGACGAAGGCGCCACGACCTATCTCGTGCCCAAGGGCTCGGCGTTCGCCGAACTCGGCCAGGGCACCGTCTGGGGATTCGGCTATCCGATCCTGATCGCCCTCGCGCTCTTCGGCGCCGGGGGCTTGGTGCTGCAGCGCACCTCGTTCGGCCAGACCCTGTTCGCCGTGGGCGGCAGCAGCGACGCCGCGACCCTCATGGGGCTGCCCGTCGCCCGCACCAGGTTCATCGTCTATCTGCTCAGCGGGCTCCTGGCCGGCTTGGCCGGGGCCATCAACGCGGCGCGGCTGTCCTCCGGTGTGACGATCGTCGGCACCGGGATGGAGCTCGACGCCATCGCGGCCGTGGTCATCGGCGGAACGCTCCTCGTCGGCGGCGCCGGATCCGTCAGCGGCACCCTGTGGGGGGTGCTCCTGCTCGCCGTGATCCAGAACCTCATCAACCAGATCGGTTCGCTCAACTCCTCGTACCAGTCCGTGGTCAGCGGCGGGTTCCTTATCCTCGTCGTGGTCGCGCAGCGTTATCTGGCACGTAACCGAAGAACAGTCTGAAACCGGCCGGGATCCCGCGGACGCGAGACCGCCGGGTCCCGGCACCGGCCCGGGGGCCCGGAGCCCGGAAGCACCGGAAGCACCGGAAGCACCGGAAGCACCGGAGCCAGGAAAGCGCCGGACACCCGTCCCGTTCCCAGCCGAACAAAGCCGAGTAAGACGAGTAAGAGGAGTGCCGTGGGCGTCAGCCTCAAGGACGTCGCGCAGCGGGCAGGCGTGTCGATCAAGACCGTGTCGAACGTGGTCAACAACTACCCCCACGTCACACCCCAGATGCGGGCCAGGGTGCAGCAGGCCATCGACGAGCTCGGCTACCGGCCCAACCTCACGGCGCGTCATCTGCGGAAGGGACGCACGGGCATCATCGCCTTCGCCGTCCCCGAACTCGGCAACCCCTACTTCGCGGAGCTGGCCGGAGCCGTCATCGATGCCGCGGCCGTGCACGACTACACCGTCCTCGTCGACCACACCGCCGGCCTGCGCGAGCGGGAGGTGCTGGTCAGCCAGGAGTTCCGGGCACACGTCATCGACGGACTCATCCTCAGCCCCATCCATCTGGAGAACGAGGATCTGCTCGCCCGGCAGGAGTCGTCCCCGCTGGTGCTGCTCGGTGAGCGCGAGTACGAGGCCCCGTACGACCAGATCGCCATCGACAACGTGGCGGCGGCGCGCACGGCCGTACGCCACCTTCTCGACCTCGGCCGGCGCAGGATCGCCTTCCTCGGCTCGCGTACGAGCCGGGAGCGCCGACCCGCCCATCTGCGCCTGCGCGGCTGGCGGGAGGAGCACGCCGCGGCCGGTCTGCGGCCGGACGAGAACCTGGTCGTCGCCACGGAAGGCTACGGCCGTGCCGACGGCGCCGCGGCCATGGCCGAGCTGCTGGAGCGCGGCGAACGTCCCGACGCCGTGTTCGCGTACAACGACCTGATCGCCCTGGGGGCCATGCGGACCCTCACCGAGCGTGGCCTCGAGGTCCCCGCCGACGTCGCCGTGGTCGGCTTCGACGACATCGAAGAGAGCCGCTACGGCGCCGTCACCCTCACGACCGTCTCGCCCGACAAGCCGGCCATCGCCCGCCTGGCCGTCGACCGGCTCGTGGAACGACTCGCCGGGGGAACCTTGTCGGAGCCGCAGCGCATCAGGCCCGGATACCGCCTCATCGTCAGGGAGTCGACCCGCACCCGCCGTACCGGCGCCTAGCGGGGCCTGGACGGACCGGCCACGACGGGTCGGCCGGTCCCCCGCCAGCCGCCGACGTTCCCCTGTGAAAGCCCGCTCGCCAAGAGGACTGATCATGCGCCGACCCACCGTGCACCACACACCGTTCGGCACCGCCCCGAGTGGCCAGGACGTCGGCCTGTGGCGATTGGAATCCCGTTCCGGCGTCCACGCCGAGATCCTCACCTACGGCGGCATCCTGCACACCCTCGGCGTACCCGACACCGCGGGTGACACCGCCTCCGTGGTCCTGTCGCTGGCCTCCGTCGACCAGTACGCCGGGAAGAACCCCTACTTCGGCGCCCTCATCGGCCGGTACGCCAACCGCATCGCCCACGGCCGCTTCACCCTCGACGGAACCACGTACCAGGTCCCCGTGAACGACCGTCGCCACGCGCTGCACGGCGGACCCGAAGGCTTCGACACGAAGGTGTGGGACGCCACTGCGCTGACGGGGGGCGACTGCGCGGCGGTACGGCTGACACTGCGCAGCCCGGACGGCGACATGGGGTTCCCCGGCGCGCTCGACACGACCGTCACGTACGCGCTCGACGCGTCGGGCACGCTGTCGGTCGAGTACACGACGGTGACGGACCGGCCCACCGTGGTCAACACCACGAACCACGCCTACTTCAACCTCGCCGGCGGTGGCGACATCCTCGGCCACACCCTCCAGGTCGACGCCGCTGCCTATCTGCCCGTCGGCATGGACGGCATTCCCGACGGCCCGATCGCCGATGTGTCCGGCACCGCCTTCGACCTGGCCTCCCCGCAGCTCATCGGGGACCGGCTCCTGGCGGCCGACGACCAGGTCCGGCAGGCCGAGGGCTACGACCACTGCTGGGTGCTGACCGCGCGGGACGACGGCGAACTGCGGCGCGCCGCCCGGCTGGTCGCGCCGGCCGCGAAGCGGGTCATGGAGGTGTGGACGACGGAACCCGGTGTGCAGGTCTACACCGCCAACCAGCTCGACGGCACGCTGACGGACGGCGCCGGCCGCTCGCACGGCCGCCACAGCGCGGTGTGCCTGGAGACTCAACACTTCCCCGACGCGCCCAACCGCCCCGACTTTCCGAGCACGGTGCTGCGCCCGGGGACGATCGGCTACAGCCGCACCGAGTTCCGCTTCCCCCACCTTGCTTACGCCGCAGATCCCGTCGGCCTCGGTCACGGCTCGTGCTGACGACGCAGGTTCCCCGGGCCGGGCAGGCCGTCCACGGCGTTCATGACGAGTGGTCGGCCGCCGATCGCGTGGCTTGCCCGCTACGAACGTTGGCCCGTTGGCATCGCCGGACAACCCCTAGGGTGGGACGGTGACTTCTCTGCCGGAAGACCGGCCGCCGGTGCTCAGCGAAGACGACCGCGACACGGCCGTGCAGCGCGTGCAGGAGGCGTACGCCGAAGGGCACATCTCGCACGAGGAGATGGACGAACGCCTCCACCAGGTGCTCACCGCCAGGACGCACAGCGAGCTTGTGCCGGTTCTGGCCTCGCTCCCGGAGGGGAAAGCGGGCACCACGTCCACGATTGCCGCCGCCGGCGGACGGATCAAGCGGCGCGGCGCATGGCGGGTGCCTCGGATCCTCAAGGTTGCGTCCGCGTTCGGAAGGGTGCACCTGGACCTGTCCCGGGCGGTCATCGAGCACCCGGTCGTCGACATCGAGTTGCAACTCGGCACCGGCAGAGCCAAGATCACGGTGCCCCGCGACGCGATCGTCGACCTCGACGATCTGCACACCGGGTGGAAGGACACCCGCTACAAGCCCTCGCTGCCGGCCCTCCCCGGCGGGCCGAGGATCCGGATCTCCGGGACCATGGGGTTCGGACGGTTGAAGATCCGCCACGCACGGCGTTGAGACCCACCCGACGGACGCGCTCCTCCGTGTTCCGATACCGTCGAGCCCCAGGGCCCGTCAGT includes:
- a CDS encoding ABC transporter substrate-binding protein; this translates as MTLPQRSRTLAVASLVVATATLALSGCAKSEDTNDAGGDNGQAAQAVQTPAASSGPGCKLETYGAPKLDLKDAIVGFSQSEKEANPFRIAETQSIKDEAAKVGVKKLLTTNAQSQLPKQISDIQDMLAQGAQFLIVAPLNSDGLEPAFQAAAAKKVPVLTIDRKVNATACKDYLAFLGSDFVEQGKRSADATIKATGGKGKVAILLGASGNNVTTDRTKGFVDQIKAKAPGLEIVAQQTGEFARDKGQQVMEQLIQSKPDISAVYAENDEMALGAVTALKAAGKSPGKDVKIVSIDGTRNAVQALANGELNAVIESNPRFGPLAFATVQKFYAGEEIPENVIIADRAYDDSNAKASVGGAY
- a CDS encoding sugar ABC transporter ATP-binding protein produces the protein MAPPEGAASAAAGPQPAAAPTVLEARGVGKRFPGVVALDDVSFSLRAGETHALVGENGAGKSTLVKVLTGVHRPDGGELLLSGRPVDFARPFEAQQAGISTIYQEVNLVPLMSVARNIFLGREPRTRLGLIDFARIHSEAATLLGGFGVTVDPRRPLHTLGIGTQQMVALARAVSVKAQVVVMDEPTSSLEPREVETLFRVIGDLRRQNIAVVYVSHRMDELYRICDRVTVLRDGKHIHTGDLAGLDRMRLVSMMLGRTISEVRRHGVTSFGEDGHDIARKPVLTATGLTRKHQLDKVSLELHPGEVLGLAGLLGSGRSETAKALAGALPLDAGEIGVNGTSLGRLSSANAIRAGISLLPEDRKAEGIVPGLSVRENIVLAALPRLSRAGIVSRGQQDRVVDIFMKRLRIKASSPEQKVGELSGGNQQKVLLARWLCLEPKVLLLDEPTRGIDVGAKAEVQALIDELAQEGLAVLLISSDIEELVEGSDRIVVLRGGATAGELTGDQVTEDALLAVLADHSPAVEPPGADTETTGAAGGAAATAGTATATGTSAGDTESPGTDTDTDTDTGTGAHVPAQATAGKEDPR
- a CDS encoding ABC transporter permease — protein: MTTQATQATEAPTRSPSRPSGPAWFQEYGVYAAVAALLVFNALFTEHFLTVDNLRTQLIQVAPVVIVALGMALVIGTEGVDLSVGSAMALAAALLPLYLGYGLVPALLIALLAGAVVGAVNGTLVSVVGLQPIVATLALFVGGRGIALVMADGRLKQIANPDLLSLGTGSFLGIPLVVLIAAVLALAVAFLVHRTTFGRQIVAIGGNRSAATLAGLPVKRVLTGVYVLCGVLAALAGILATARLTASDPSSLGNLMELSAITAVVVGGTPLTGGSIRVLGTVAGALLMQLLRATLVKHDLPDSTAQIAQAAIIIVAVYVARERRSR
- a CDS encoding ABC transporter permease, coding for MKLTSPPAASRSGTRAPAPLGRGAGTEPSGTGLSRLSGLTGLSGLSGLSGLSGKERLASLVQRQGVLAVLLLVVLIASFVYPTFATLDNARGVTVQASFLAVVALGMTLVIITGGIDLSVGSVFALGGVLAAWASQGGVVPALLVPLAVCGAIGALNGVLIARAGMAPFIVTLASLLGARGLLLAITDEGATTYLVPKGSAFAELGQGTVWGFGYPILIALALFGAGGLVLQRTSFGQTLFAVGGSSDAATLMGLPVARTRFIVYLLSGLLAGLAGAINAARLSSGVTIVGTGMELDAIAAVVIGGTLLVGGAGSVSGTLWGVLLLAVIQNLINQIGSLNSSYQSVVSGGFLILVVVAQRYLARNRRTV
- a CDS encoding LacI family DNA-binding transcriptional regulator, with product MGVSLKDVAQRAGVSIKTVSNVVNNYPHVTPQMRARVQQAIDELGYRPNLTARHLRKGRTGIIAFAVPELGNPYFAELAGAVIDAAAVHDYTVLVDHTAGLREREVLVSQEFRAHVIDGLILSPIHLENEDLLARQESSPLVLLGEREYEAPYDQIAIDNVAAARTAVRHLLDLGRRRIAFLGSRTSRERRPAHLRLRGWREEHAAAGLRPDENLVVATEGYGRADGAAAMAELLERGERPDAVFAYNDLIALGAMRTLTERGLEVPADVAVVGFDDIEESRYGAVTLTTVSPDKPAIARLAVDRLVERLAGGTLSEPQRIRPGYRLIVRESTRTRRTGA
- a CDS encoding aldose epimerase family protein, which gives rise to MRRPTVHHTPFGTAPSGQDVGLWRLESRSGVHAEILTYGGILHTLGVPDTAGDTASVVLSLASVDQYAGKNPYFGALIGRYANRIAHGRFTLDGTTYQVPVNDRRHALHGGPEGFDTKVWDATALTGGDCAAVRLTLRSPDGDMGFPGALDTTVTYALDASGTLSVEYTTVTDRPTVVNTTNHAYFNLAGGGDILGHTLQVDAAAYLPVGMDGIPDGPIADVSGTAFDLASPQLIGDRLLAADDQVRQAEGYDHCWVLTARDDGELRRAARLVAPAAKRVMEVWTTEPGVQVYTANQLDGTLTDGAGRSHGRHSAVCLETQHFPDAPNRPDFPSTVLRPGTIGYSRTEFRFPHLAYAADPVGLGHGSC
- a CDS encoding DUF1707 SHOCT-like domain-containing protein, coding for MTSLPEDRPPVLSEDDRDTAVQRVQEAYAEGHISHEEMDERLHQVLTARTHSELVPVLASLPEGKAGTTSTIAAAGGRIKRRGAWRVPRILKVASAFGRVHLDLSRAVIEHPVVDIELQLGTGRAKITVPRDAIVDLDDLHTGWKDTRYKPSLPALPGGPRIRISGTMGFGRLKIRHARR